In Persicimonas caeni, a single window of DNA contains:
- the rpe gene encoding ribulose-phosphate 3-epimerase, which produces MKPLIAPSILSSNFTRLAEECQAVLDAGADWLHVDVMDGHFVPNITIGLPVVKALRGEFPDAVLDVHVMISDPDFYAAKFVEAGADYLSFHPEATAHTHGVIQQIHEAGGKASLAINPGTPLDVVEYVVEDLDMVLIMSVNPGFGGQSFIPQSLRKLRDLQELLERHGRTDMRVQVDGGVKVDNIAEIYEAGANVLVSGSGIFKSESYADTIAEMKRRVGA; this is translated from the coding sequence ATGAAGCCACTCATCGCCCCGTCGATTCTCTCGTCCAACTTCACCCGCCTCGCCGAAGAGTGCCAGGCGGTGCTCGACGCCGGCGCCGACTGGCTGCACGTCGACGTGATGGACGGCCACTTCGTGCCCAATATCACCATCGGTCTGCCGGTGGTGAAAGCGCTGCGCGGCGAGTTTCCCGACGCGGTGCTCGACGTCCACGTCATGATCTCGGACCCCGACTTCTACGCCGCCAAATTCGTCGAGGCGGGCGCCGACTACCTGTCGTTCCACCCCGAGGCGACCGCCCACACCCACGGTGTGATCCAGCAGATCCACGAAGCCGGCGGCAAGGCCTCGCTGGCCATCAACCCGGGCACGCCGCTCGACGTGGTCGAGTACGTCGTCGAGGACCTCGACATGGTGCTCATCATGAGCGTCAACCCGGGCTTCGGCGGCCAGTCGTTCATCCCGCAGTCCTTGCGAAAGCTGCGCGACCTGCAGGAGCTCTTGGAGCGCCACGGGCGCACCGACATGCGCGTTCAGGTCGACGGCGGGGTCAAGGTCGACAATATCGCCGAGATTTACGAGGCCGGCGCCAACGTATTGGTGTCGGGCAGCGGCATCTTCAAGAGCGAGTCGTACGCCGATACGATCGCCGAGATGAAACGCCGCGTGGGGGCGTAA
- the fmt gene encoding methionyl-tRNA formyltransferase: MTADSQKQALRVVYMGTPDFAVPALEALIDSHHEVVGVFTQPDRKSGRGKKVRRPPVKVVAEEAGVPVYQPKRVKKNDEAYQTLVDWNPDVVVVAAYGQILPERILEVPRLGCINIHASLLPKYRGAAPINWAIVHGEEKTGVTIMQMDVGLDTGPMLEKHEVDIPADMTAQELHDRLAELGREVIVGALDKLAQGELEPTPQNDDESSYACMLSKEDGHIDWTKSSAAVANHIRGFNPWPGAFAFHEHDGEQTRIKFHLARPVEDLLGEKAGEPGEVLDVDVSNERLVVACGEGAIECLEVQAPCRKAMGVRDFLCGYEISEGDCFV, from the coding sequence ATGACTGCCGATTCTCAGAAACAAGCCCTTCGCGTCGTCTACATGGGCACGCCCGACTTCGCCGTGCCCGCCCTCGAGGCGCTCATCGACAGCCACCACGAGGTCGTGGGCGTGTTCACTCAGCCCGACCGCAAGAGCGGACGCGGCAAGAAGGTGCGCCGCCCGCCGGTCAAAGTCGTCGCCGAGGAGGCCGGCGTTCCGGTCTACCAGCCCAAGCGCGTCAAGAAGAACGACGAGGCCTATCAAACGCTGGTCGACTGGAACCCCGACGTGGTCGTCGTGGCCGCCTACGGCCAGATCTTGCCCGAGCGCATCCTCGAGGTGCCCCGGCTCGGCTGCATCAACATCCACGCCTCGCTGTTGCCCAAATACCGCGGCGCGGCGCCCATCAACTGGGCGATCGTCCACGGCGAAGAGAAGACCGGCGTGACCATCATGCAGATGGACGTTGGGCTCGACACCGGCCCGATGCTCGAGAAGCACGAGGTCGATATTCCCGCCGACATGACCGCCCAGGAGCTGCACGACCGCCTGGCCGAGCTCGGCCGCGAGGTCATCGTGGGCGCCCTCGACAAGCTCGCCCAGGGCGAGCTCGAGCCGACCCCGCAGAATGACGACGAGTCGAGCTACGCGTGCATGCTGTCGAAGGAAGACGGCCATATCGACTGGACGAAGTCGAGCGCGGCGGTCGCCAACCACATCCGCGGGTTCAACCCGTGGCCGGGCGCGTTCGCCTTCCACGAGCACGACGGCGAGCAGACCCGCATCAAATTCCACCTCGCCCGCCCGGTCGAGGACCTGCTCGGCGAAAAGGCTGGCGAGCCGGGCGAGGTGCTCGACGTCGACGTCTCGAACGAGCGCCTGGTCGTCGCCTGCGGCGAAGGCGCCATCGAGTGCCTGGAGGTGCAGGCCCCCTGCCGCAAGGCGATGGGCGTGCGCGACTTTTTGTGTGGCTACGAAATCAGCGAAGGCGATTGCTTTGTCTGA
- a CDS encoding J domain-containing protein produces the protein MIRILLIGRQAAAWSERLERRAGDDFEFDTARLPAAGLRQFEATPPDALVVIDSASTKRAATLIAAVRERPLGQLIPVIAIAPPPGEAEHAEVDAWLSPNAPVERLVDALEECLGVEFGQADSPRDSSDSNGGPWREKTPARDAPKSFWGDKTPAKQAPEPLKSTNEMPQYFIEEIDDEPFDQPRRLDRSSIFSSPSRRGQERPSEQARVDQEAVERKLKAVRHEDYYAILEIRRGAEGTVVREAFHRLYRRFDPREMDFEVAHRMEDEIGEIRDALEDAWAVLGDPTLRQAYLEHTTRR, from the coding sequence ATGATTCGAATCCTACTCATCGGTCGACAGGCCGCCGCCTGGAGTGAGCGGCTCGAGCGTCGCGCGGGCGACGACTTCGAGTTCGACACAGCCAGGCTGCCGGCCGCCGGGCTGCGCCAGTTCGAGGCGACCCCGCCCGACGCGCTCGTCGTCATCGACTCGGCGTCGACGAAGCGCGCCGCCACGCTCATCGCGGCGGTGCGTGAGCGACCGTTGGGCCAGTTGATTCCGGTCATCGCCATCGCGCCGCCTCCAGGCGAGGCCGAGCACGCCGAGGTGGACGCTTGGTTGTCGCCCAACGCGCCCGTCGAGCGCCTGGTCGATGCCCTCGAAGAGTGCCTCGGCGTCGAGTTCGGCCAAGCCGACTCCCCGCGCGACTCGTCTGACTCGAATGGCGGCCCTTGGCGCGAGAAGACACCGGCCCGCGACGCCCCGAAGTCCTTTTGGGGCGACAAAACGCCGGCCAAGCAGGCGCCCGAGCCCCTCAAGTCGACCAACGAGATGCCGCAGTACTTCATCGAAGAGATCGACGACGAGCCCTTCGACCAGCCCCGGCGCCTCGACCGAAGCTCGATCTTCTCGTCGCCCTCCCGTCGCGGTCAGGAACGCCCGTCCGAGCAGGCCCGTGTCGACCAAGAGGCCGTCGAGCGCAAGCTCAAGGCGGTGCGCCACGAGGACTACTACGCCATTCTGGAGATCCGCCGCGGCGCCGAGGGCACGGTGGTGCGCGAGGCGTTCCACCGCCTGTACCGCCGGTTCGACCCGCGCGAGATGGACTTCGAGGTCGCCCACCGGATGGAAGACGAGATCGGCGAGATCCGCGACGCCCTCGAGGACGCCTGGGCGGTGCTGGGCGACCCGACGCTTCGCCAGGCCTACCTCGAGCACACCACGCGCCGGTAA
- the rsmB gene encoding 16S rRNA (cytosine(967)-C(5))-methyltransferase RsmB yields MSELNPRQLAQEVLETIEREDAYSHIALDAALERSGLDARDRGLATELVYGTLTWQRSLDKVLGDFVRRGIDGLDLPVLVALRVAVYQLLFLNRIPAHAAVDEAVEITKAGPSRAAAGLVNGVLRSIVRKRGQAKQANQSKQVRWWSDKGRERKPARYLGERYSLPNWMTNRMLQYWGLERAEKLAEAFDTRPPLYLRLLADDVELPEGVEPVEGVPGALRAASMSDAVRAGIADGKWGVQDLGSQLIGLYAGAEPDLAVLDGCAGLGGKTLHLARLVGPTGGVVAVDPADTKIDMLCTAADSAGMRERLTTQVASLQDFAQETDETFDLVLIDAPCSGLGVIRRHPETRWRRSESDIFALTKLQAELLDVAATLVRPGGTLTYSVCTFTTEEGPKQVERFLERHGDFERTGAPESGPGAEVDWKKYVDGDAQLTLDPLEHDTDAFFAARLRRKS; encoded by the coding sequence TTGTCTGAACTCAATCCCCGACAACTCGCCCAGGAAGTGCTCGAGACGATCGAGCGTGAGGACGCCTACAGCCACATCGCGCTCGACGCCGCCCTGGAGCGAAGCGGCCTCGACGCGCGTGACCGCGGGCTGGCCACCGAGCTGGTCTACGGCACGCTCACCTGGCAGCGCTCCCTCGACAAGGTGTTGGGCGACTTCGTGCGCCGGGGCATCGACGGGCTCGACCTGCCCGTGCTCGTGGCGCTTCGGGTGGCGGTCTACCAGCTGCTCTTCTTGAACCGCATCCCCGCGCACGCCGCGGTCGACGAGGCGGTCGAGATCACCAAGGCCGGGCCGAGCAGGGCGGCCGCCGGCCTGGTCAACGGCGTGCTGCGGAGCATCGTGCGCAAAAGGGGCCAGGCGAAGCAGGCGAATCAGTCGAAACAAGTGCGTTGGTGGAGCGACAAGGGCCGCGAGCGCAAGCCCGCGCGCTACCTGGGCGAGCGCTACTCGCTGCCCAATTGGATGACCAACCGCATGCTGCAGTACTGGGGCCTGGAGCGCGCCGAAAAGCTCGCCGAGGCCTTCGACACCCGCCCGCCGCTATACCTTCGCCTGCTCGCCGACGACGTCGAGCTGCCCGAGGGCGTCGAGCCCGTCGAGGGCGTGCCCGGCGCGCTGCGGGCGGCCTCGATGAGCGACGCGGTACGCGCCGGCATCGCCGACGGCAAGTGGGGCGTCCAAGACCTGGGCAGCCAGCTCATCGGGCTGTACGCAGGCGCCGAGCCCGACCTTGCGGTCCTCGACGGCTGCGCGGGCCTTGGCGGAAAGACCCTGCACCTGGCGCGACTCGTCGGCCCCACCGGCGGGGTCGTGGCCGTCGACCCGGCCGACACCAAGATCGACATGTTGTGCACGGCCGCCGACAGCGCCGGCATGCGCGAGCGGCTCACCACGCAGGTCGCAAGCCTCCAAGACTTCGCCCAGGAGACCGACGAGACCTTCGACCTGGTGCTCATCGACGCCCCGTGCAGCGGCCTGGGCGTCATCCGACGCCACCCCGAGACCCGCTGGAGGCGAAGCGAGTCGGACATCTTCGCGCTCACCAAGCTGCAAGCAGAGCTGCTCGACGTCGCCGCCACCTTGGTACGTCCGGGCGGCACGCTCACCTACAGCGTGTGCACCTTCACCACCGAAGAAGGCCCCAAGCAGGTCGAGCGTTTCCTCGAGCGCCACGGCGACTTCGAGCGCACCGGCGCCCCCGAAAGCGGCCCCGGCGCCGAGGTCGACTGGAAAAAATACGTTGATGGAGACGCCCAATTGACGCTAGATCCGCTCGAGCACGACACGGACGCGTTCTTTGCGGCGCGTCTTCGTCGGAAGAGCTAA
- a CDS encoding undecaprenyl-diphosphate phosphatase, with protein sequence MSILEALLLGLIQGITEFLPISSSGHLVISQHLLGVKEPELLFDIILHVGTLVAVVAYYWSDIREVVSGLFTGLRDFFKTRSVERLAEPQGVRLAWLTILATIPTGIIGLGIEKLIDPPEGTEPFITAKVVAGLLIINGFILFANRFLGKTKPEERESTWSLWNITPMVAIGIGIAQGIAVTPGFSRAGLTITIALALGIMRVQAARFSFLISIPAILGALVLKFDLTMFTEATTTELIAFGAGALTAAAVGYASILLLVEMLKKARFHHFSWYCWVVGILGVALL encoded by the coding sequence ATGTCCATCCTCGAAGCACTCCTGCTGGGCCTCATCCAGGGCATCACCGAGTTTTTGCCCATCAGCTCCTCGGGCCACCTGGTTATCAGCCAGCACCTGCTTGGGGTCAAAGAGCCCGAGCTGCTCTTCGACATCATCTTGCACGTCGGCACCCTGGTCGCCGTCGTCGCCTACTACTGGTCGGACATCCGCGAGGTCGTCTCGGGCTTGTTTACGGGCCTGCGAGACTTCTTCAAGACGCGTTCGGTCGAGCGGCTCGCCGAGCCGCAGGGCGTGCGCCTGGCGTGGCTGACGATCTTGGCGACCATCCCCACCGGCATCATCGGGCTGGGTATTGAAAAGCTGATCGACCCGCCCGAGGGCACCGAGCCCTTTATCACCGCCAAGGTGGTCGCAGGCCTGCTCATCATCAACGGCTTCATCCTGTTCGCGAACCGCTTCTTGGGAAAGACCAAGCCCGAGGAGCGCGAGTCGACCTGGAGCCTGTGGAATATCACCCCGATGGTCGCCATCGGCATCGGGATCGCCCAGGGCATCGCAGTTACGCCAGGCTTCTCGCGCGCCGGGCTGACGATCACCATCGCCCTGGCGCTCGGGATCATGCGCGTGCAGGCAGCACGCTTCTCGTTTCTCATCTCCATCCCGGCAATTTTGGGCGCGCTCGTTCTCAAGTTCGACCTGACGATGTTCACCGAGGCGACGACGACCGAGCTCATCGCCTTCGGCGCAGGGGCGTTGACTGCGGCGGCGGTGGGGTATGCGAGTATTTTGCTCTTGGTTGAAATGCTCAAGAAGGCCAGATTCCACCACTTTTCGTGGTATTGCTGGGTGGTGGGTATTTTGGGCGTTGCGCTGTTGTAG
- a CDS encoding dienelactone hydrolase family protein — protein MRNLLLFCIALATLAACSPSEPKPDPQPAEQEPVKADTANEQANEQANEQANETITDRMAKEHAGDEPTASDGAKQAPATEVVGKEVEYFSRAGEPITGYLAEPKDAAEDLPAIIVIHEWWGLNDNIRAMTRRLAGEGYRALAVDLYNGETADTPEKARRLMNKTMNNDKAALVNLSAARRWMEDEYSPSAMGIIGWCFGGGWSLRGALNMKENVDAVVMYYGEVNTDESQLADLKAPLLGIFGAEDQGIPVENVREFDKTLEKLDKNATIQIFEDAGHAFANPSGKNYDKEAAQKAWELTTAFFDKHLE, from the coding sequence ATGCGCAACTTGCTGCTCTTCTGCATCGCCCTCGCCACCCTCGCCGCCTGCTCCCCCTCCGAGCCCAAGCCGGACCCGCAGCCCGCCGAGCAGGAGCCGGTGAAGGCCGACACGGCCAACGAGCAGGCCAACGAACAGGCCAACGAACAGGCCAACGAGACCATCACCGACCGCATGGCCAAGGAGCACGCCGGTGACGAGCCTACGGCGAGTGACGGGGCCAAGCAGGCGCCCGCCACCGAGGTCGTCGGCAAAGAGGTCGAGTACTTCTCGCGCGCCGGCGAGCCCATCACGGGCTACCTGGCCGAGCCCAAAGACGCCGCAGAAGACCTGCCCGCGATCATCGTCATCCACGAGTGGTGGGGACTCAACGACAATATCCGCGCGATGACCCGCCGGCTGGCCGGCGAGGGCTACCGGGCGCTGGCCGTCGACCTGTATAACGGCGAGACCGCCGACACGCCCGAGAAGGCGCGCCGGCTGATGAACAAGACGATGAACAACGACAAGGCCGCGCTCGTGAACCTGTCGGCGGCCAGACGCTGGATGGAAGACGAGTACAGCCCCAGCGCGATGGGCATCATCGGGTGGTGTTTCGGTGGAGGGTGGTCGCTGCGCGGCGCGCTCAACATGAAGGAGAACGTCGACGCGGTGGTCATGTACTACGGGGAGGTCAACACCGACGAGTCGCAGCTCGCCGACCTGAAGGCCCCGCTCCTGGGCATCTTCGGCGCCGAAGACCAGGGCATTCCGGTCGAGAACGTGCGCGAGTTCGACAAGACCCTCGAGAAGCTCGACAAGAATGCGACCATCCAGATCTTCGAGGACGCCGGCCACGCCTTCGCCAACCCGTCGGGCAAAAACTACGACAAAGAGGCCGCCCAGAAGGCCTGGGAGCTGACGACGGCGTTTTTCGACAAGCACCTCGAGTAA
- a CDS encoding DNA polymerase beta superfamily protein, translated as MGLSYETAAAERPLPKPPERGGDWATWAAEQRPPAQFLSTYSGPRLFGFDSHVRLGGVIVQPAEVVLGIRAWDDAFEGVIELDGIASPVPYALFEVEKIVRMMLHQSGLAFEILASPAVLHDDAFPARRIVDAAITRNILHHYRDVASGWMARLVETRGQGAEPADALDVVRNALTGRALVDGRAAFDVWELVGDYGEGGLEELLRELQTGVEPAAVDALREHVDGLLAQIDPDVAKLPESPRDYDWLNDFVVSSRSVCSKRA; from the coding sequence ATGGGGCTCTCTTACGAGACAGCGGCGGCCGAAAGGCCGCTTCCCAAACCGCCCGAACGCGGCGGTGATTGGGCAACGTGGGCGGCCGAACAACGGCCGCCTGCGCAGTTCTTGAGCACCTATTCGGGGCCGCGGCTCTTCGGATTCGACAGCCACGTGCGCTTGGGTGGCGTGATCGTCCAGCCGGCCGAGGTGGTCTTGGGCATTCGCGCCTGGGACGACGCCTTCGAGGGCGTCATCGAGCTCGATGGCATCGCTTCGCCGGTGCCCTACGCGCTCTTCGAGGTCGAAAAGATCGTGCGCATGATGCTCCACCAGAGCGGGCTCGCCTTCGAAATTCTGGCCAGCCCCGCCGTGTTGCACGACGACGCCTTTCCGGCGCGACGCATCGTCGACGCGGCGATCACGCGCAATATCCTGCACCATTATCGCGACGTCGCCTCCGGTTGGATGGCGCGTCTCGTCGAGACGCGAGGGCAGGGCGCCGAGCCCGCCGACGCGCTCGACGTGGTCCGAAACGCGCTGACGGGCCGAGCGCTCGTCGACGGGCGCGCCGCATTCGACGTGTGGGAGTTGGTCGGCGACTACGGTGAGGGTGGGCTCGAGGAGTTGTTGCGCGAACTCCAGACGGGCGTCGAGCCGGCAGCGGTCGACGCGCTGAGGGAGCATGTCGACGGCCTGTTGGCCCAGATCGACCCCGACGTCGCGAAGCTCCCCGAGAGCCCGCGAGACTACGACTGGCTAAATGATTTCGTCGTCTCCTCGCGTAGTGTATGCTCGAAGCGCGCGTGA
- the def gene encoding peptide deformylase, with product MAIREIVLYPEARDVLTTKCTPVEEVDEETKQFVDDLIETMYHANGVGLAAPQVGVTKRVTVIDVSDRESDEREVFVLINPEIVEREGKLTWEEGCLSFPGLYGDVDRAAKVKVRALDREGEEYEIEGEGLLAVALQHEIDHLDGVLFIERMSRLKRRMALKEYKKIRARLAEEAEKEGEDEAAQ from the coding sequence ATGGCTATCCGAGAGATCGTTCTCTACCCGGAAGCGCGAGACGTGCTCACCACCAAGTGTACCCCCGTCGAAGAGGTCGACGAGGAGACGAAGCAGTTCGTCGACGACCTCATCGAGACGATGTACCACGCCAACGGCGTTGGCCTCGCCGCCCCGCAGGTCGGCGTGACCAAGCGCGTGACCGTCATCGACGTGAGCGACCGCGAGAGCGACGAGCGCGAGGTCTTCGTGCTCATCAACCCCGAGATCGTCGAGCGCGAGGGCAAGCTGACCTGGGAAGAGGGCTGCCTGAGCTTTCCGGGACTGTACGGCGACGTCGACCGCGCTGCCAAGGTCAAGGTGCGTGCGCTCGATCGCGAGGGCGAGGAGTACGAAATCGAAGGTGAGGGCCTGCTGGCCGTCGCCCTGCAGCACGAGATCGACCACCTCGACGGCGTGCTGTTCATCGAGCGCATGAGCCGCCTCAAGCGGCGCATGGCTCTCAAAGAGTACAAAAAGATTCGCGCTCGCCTCGCCGAAGAGGCCGAGAAAGAGGGCGAGGACGAGGCGGCGCAATAA
- a CDS encoding tetratricopeptide repeat protein: protein MKSAGLHLVRLLLVFIIGSTGLLMTRTASAQDGGATASDSDAIEADRHYGEAVRLFGEGRYREAIEEFNRAIELAEEPVFFCNRGIALIKLNEWNAALSDLKTCRTTFEGSPAEVAQIDAQYKGLRAFVRGVRPRAIEVARDIAAGDISPKVVEVPTPQSPWNVELAGHLSMGTGAVLLTTAVTLDYLSGDLRDDFVAESKGGTGTSPERYRQLRDELETRQNVFTALTISGAALAVTGASVLAYTWFFDDSPAESSSTAGSVSVAPTESGAALQLHLEF, encoded by the coding sequence ATGAAAAGCGCCGGTTTACATCTTGTCCGCCTGCTGCTCGTGTTCATCATTGGCAGTACAGGACTCCTCATGACACGAACGGCTTCCGCTCAAGATGGCGGGGCCACGGCGTCTGATTCAGACGCCATCGAAGCCGACCGGCACTACGGCGAAGCGGTGCGCCTTTTTGGGGAAGGTCGCTACCGAGAGGCCATCGAGGAGTTCAATCGGGCCATCGAATTGGCCGAAGAGCCGGTCTTTTTCTGCAATCGGGGGATTGCTCTCATCAAACTGAACGAGTGGAACGCAGCGCTGTCCGATCTGAAGACCTGCCGTACGACCTTCGAAGGGTCGCCGGCCGAGGTCGCCCAGATCGACGCGCAGTACAAGGGCTTGCGTGCCTTTGTGCGCGGGGTTCGCCCCCGCGCCATCGAGGTCGCACGCGATATTGCCGCGGGGGATATCTCGCCCAAAGTGGTCGAGGTCCCCACCCCTCAGAGTCCGTGGAATGTCGAACTCGCAGGGCATTTGAGCATGGGCACCGGAGCGGTGCTCTTGACGACAGCGGTCACTCTGGACTATTTGAGCGGGGATTTACGCGACGACTTCGTCGCCGAAAGCAAAGGCGGTACAGGCACTTCGCCCGAACGTTACCGCCAACTTCGCGATGAACTAGAGACGCGACAGAACGTCTTCACCGCCCTGACCATCTCGGGCGCAGCCCTTGCGGTCACCGGTGCATCGGTTTTGGCGTACACCTGGTTCTTTGATGACAGTCCTGCCGAGAGCAGTAGTACGGCCGGGTCGGTGTCTGTAGCGCCGACGGAATCAGGGGCCGCTTTACAACTGCATCTAGAATTTTGA
- a CDS encoding HEAT repeat domain-containing protein: MGFLDFLFDKEKAEERKIKKLRKTLTNMYVQPPERKYAIQALRDVGTVDAVEALLARFEDNAPNTTVDADEKRYVYETLVSMSADPDLDVKNTVVKYLHERDEKINWPMKVLTDLLDYKEMVALVRELLGTCGNEYKRNPEKKQELVLRAADLKSEELSEELLRFLDDPNETIRFLTVEALLKHGFDEIIQEPLRERLQEEESIRIVQKLAEAFADHSDWKIPEDQHEDVEHMLPDEYSVHKQGYVYKRRT, from the coding sequence ATGGGATTTCTCGACTTTCTATTCGACAAAGAGAAAGCAGAAGAGCGCAAGATCAAAAAACTGCGCAAGACGCTGACCAACATGTACGTGCAGCCGCCCGAGCGCAAATACGCCATCCAGGCGCTGCGTGACGTCGGCACGGTGGACGCCGTCGAGGCGCTCCTGGCGCGCTTCGAGGACAACGCGCCGAACACCACCGTGGACGCCGACGAGAAGCGCTACGTCTACGAGACGCTGGTGAGCATGTCGGCCGACCCCGACTTGGACGTCAAGAATACCGTCGTCAAGTACCTGCACGAGCGCGACGAGAAGATCAACTGGCCCATGAAGGTCCTGACCGACCTGCTCGACTACAAAGAGATGGTCGCGCTGGTCCGAGAGCTTCTGGGCACCTGCGGCAACGAGTACAAGCGCAACCCCGAGAAGAAGCAGGAGTTGGTGCTGCGCGCCGCCGATCTCAAGTCCGAAGAGCTCTCCGAAGAGCTTCTGCGCTTTCTCGACGACCCCAACGAGACGATTCGGTTTTTGACCGTCGAAGCGCTGCTCAAGCACGGCTTCGACGAGATCATCCAGGAGCCGCTGCGAGAGCGTCTGCAGGAGGAAGAATCGATTCGTATCGTCCAGAAGCTGGCCGAGGCGTTCGCCGATCACAGCGACTGGAAGATCCCCGAGGACCAGCACGAAGACGTCGAGCACATGCTGCCCGACGAGTATTCGGTGCACAAACAGGGCTACGTCTACAAGCGGCGTACCTGA
- a CDS encoding serine/threonine protein kinase, with translation MSEKYIIPTPGDTIAGKYHIEEELGRGAYGVVFRAHQTGISRHVALKTLLPKAFLETDIVERFEREAQFVGRLNHPNIVGVHDYGRHENLLYMAVEYVEGDTLDEIIAREGALEPDRVRKLVYQMVDALEHAHERGIVHRDLKPANIVILPKRDAETGEMREIVKVLDFGIAKLIQTETEEENYETLTQAGTVLGTPHYMSPETIVGDAIDHRADIYSLGVIMYEMLTGGRPFGAKNSPGVMVKHLRDKPPELPAHLERSCWGEAVRGCMEKKPEKRIQSALRVREILERRDESKRAAVPEGATAKAQAQPRPSTGRKGLIAAIVIGVLAAVGIAVMFQLIPGTGEQSADKARAAADETPETADERAGGPDEEAQAAAAASEADAGETMEFEADAVAEAIDADDDDTVRDEPPKIADRSGSIGTARRPDPSAKERGQQEKPDPKGVESQGARATADNGERKDQKADKVSLKIESTPPGARVLVDGRPAGTTPVDYKADESDQTLNLELNLIGYRTKFQKVVPDKDQTVRVELEKGRLKLIP, from the coding sequence ATGTCCGAGAAGTACATCATACCGACCCCCGGCGACACCATCGCCGGAAAATACCACATCGAGGAAGAACTCGGTCGTGGTGCCTATGGCGTGGTGTTTCGGGCCCATCAAACCGGCATTTCGCGGCATGTGGCCCTCAAAACGCTGCTCCCCAAGGCGTTCTTGGAGACCGATATCGTCGAGCGTTTCGAGCGCGAGGCGCAATTCGTCGGCCGGCTCAACCACCCCAATATCGTGGGAGTCCACGACTACGGCCGCCACGAAAACCTCCTGTACATGGCGGTCGAGTACGTCGAAGGAGACACTCTCGACGAGATCATCGCCCGTGAGGGGGCCCTGGAGCCCGATCGGGTGCGCAAGCTCGTCTACCAGATGGTCGACGCGCTCGAGCACGCCCACGAACGCGGCATCGTCCACCGCGATCTCAAGCCCGCCAACATCGTCATCCTGCCCAAGCGCGACGCCGAGACCGGAGAGATGCGCGAGATCGTCAAGGTCTTGGACTTTGGCATCGCCAAATTGATCCAGACGGAGACCGAAGAGGAGAACTACGAGACGCTCACCCAGGCGGGCACGGTGCTGGGCACCCCGCACTACATGAGCCCGGAGACGATCGTGGGCGACGCGATCGACCATCGCGCCGACATCTACTCGCTGGGCGTGATCATGTACGAGATGCTCACCGGCGGGCGCCCCTTTGGCGCCAAGAACTCGCCGGGCGTCATGGTCAAGCACCTGCGCGACAAGCCGCCGGAGCTACCCGCCCACCTCGAGCGCAGTTGTTGGGGCGAGGCGGTGCGCGGCTGCATGGAAAAGAAGCCCGAAAAGCGCATCCAGTCCGCCCTGCGGGTGCGCGAGATCTTGGAGCGCCGCGACGAGTCGAAGCGCGCGGCGGTTCCCGAGGGCGCCACGGCCAAGGCCCAGGCGCAGCCGCGTCCGAGCACAGGGCGAAAGGGGCTGATCGCGGCGATCGTCATCGGCGTCCTCGCCGCCGTCGGCATCGCCGTCATGTTCCAACTGATCCCTGGCACGGGTGAACAGAGCGCCGACAAGGCGCGCGCGGCGGCCGACGAGACGCCCGAGACCGCCGACGAGCGAGCCGGGGGCCCCGACGAGGAGGCCCAGGCAGCCGCAGCTGCGTCCGAAGCCGACGCCGGCGAGACGATGGAATTCGAGGCCGACGCGGTCGCCGAGGCGATTGACGCAGACGATGACGACACGGTTCGGGACGAGCCCCCGAAGATCGCCGATCGCTCCGGATCTATCGGCACTGCCCGAAGGCCCGACCCGTCGGCGAAAGAGCGCGGCCAGCAAGAGAAACCCGACCCGAAAGGCGTCGAATCGCAGGGCGCGCGGGCGACGGCAGACAACGGCGAGCGCAAGGACCAGAAGGCTGACAAGGTGAGCTTGAAGATCGAGTCCACCCCGCCGGGAGCGCGCGTCCTCGTCGACGGCCGCCCCGCCGGCACGACTCCGGTCGACTACAAAGCAGACGAGAGCGACCAAACGCTCAACCTCGAGCTCAACCTCATTGGCTACCGCACCAAGTTCCAGAAGGTCGTGCCCGACAAAGACCAGACGGTCCGCGTCGAACTCGAGAAGGGACGCCTCAAGCTCATCCCCTAG